A single Syngnathoides biaculeatus isolate LvHL_M chromosome 18, ASM1980259v1, whole genome shotgun sequence DNA region contains:
- the exosc8 gene encoding exosome complex component RRP43 — MAAGFKTAEPLEYHRSFLKENCRPDGRELSEFRTTTINIGSISTAEGSALVKLGNTTVICGVKAELANPPVEAPEKGFIVPNVDLPPLCSSQFRPGPPGEQAQAASQFMADVIESSEVLQMEDLCIERGKLCWSLYCDLMCLDYDGNVLDACVSALLAALKNTALPEVSFSAETGTPEVDLEKRRGLKILKHPVAASFCVFDNSIFMADPTAEEEQLATARLTVVTDEEGHLCSVHKPGGTSLSAEKLQELISKATIRQKEIHKLIGKVIKSIT, encoded by the exons ATGGCGGCTGGATTTAA GACGGCTGAACCTTTAGAATACCACCGAAGCTTTCTG AAAGAAAACTGTCGACCGGATGGACGCGAACTGTCAGAATTCCGAACCACGACCATCAACATTG GGTCGATTAGCACAGCAGAAGGCTCGGCGCTGGTGAAGTTAGGGAACACCACCGTCATCTGCGGGGTCAAAGCG GAGCTGGCCAACCCGCCAGTCGAGGCACCAGAAAAAGGTTTCATTG TGCCCAATGTGGACCTGCCACCGCTGTGCTCCTCACAGTTCCGACCTGGGCCACCTGGGGAGCAGGCCCAGGCTGCCAGTCAGTTCATGGCTGACGTCATCGAAAG CTCAGAAGTGTTGCAGATGGAGGATTTGTGCATCGAAAGAGGCAAG CTGTGCTGGTCATTATACTGCGACCTGATGTGTCTGGACTACGACGGCAACGTGTTGGACGCGTGTGTCTCGGCCCTGCTTGCCGCCCTGAAGAACA ctgcactcccaGAGGTCTCCTTCAGCGCCGAGACCGGTACGCCGGAGGTGGACCTGGAAAAGCGACGCGGGTTGAAGATTCTTAAGCATCCCGTCGCGGCCTCTTTCTGTGTCTTTGACAA ctccatcttcatgGCGGACCCCACGGCCGAGGAGGAGCAACTGGCCACCGCTCGCCTCACTGTGGTGACGGACGAGGAAGGGCATCTGTGCTCTGTGCACAAACCAG gCGGGACGTCTTTGTCCGCGGAGAAGCTCCAGGAGTTGATCAGCAAAGCGACGATCCGGCAGAAAGAAATCCATAAACTCATCGGCAAAGTCATTAAAAGCATCACATAA